One window from the genome of Podospora pseudocomata strain CBS 415.72m chromosome 6, whole genome shotgun sequence encodes:
- a CDS encoding hypothetical protein (COG:S; EggNog:ENOG503Q4WX) yields MKRTMDGAKKNAEDLVAQHILPNCPYHLSLYHNRQYPKAEEWWFNGPSARLQYQTFSSDAERGFLYTVPPWVIVEEEQAAQMPPRPVPKTGERKKITLSEALKRKQSPMSPMGNNSSSETPVRSESRVANGSGAHKPPPPPPSREREREREREVVVKKESLKPVERSDARRVVSKTDSRSDSRPEPESRKRVADTESSLPPQKRPRSEQVSTSKLDREYGRQPKPEPPRGRDRGVPERTQRERDTKNDSLRPTTNGLAPASTDRDRENTASPRSTIQVNGSRVRPDSGRSTPRKGEGLTKSLLPELLSPLHPSLEAELEEHRPRRKLADKAPPRSQKADGGPPPAKKRKPPVLPELLSPTLPAIVEEALIQSNQTPARNQSGSQSESSPSSARKTIIAAPLISLPPPAEEKPPPRPSRIVTLKLKKANAKRAKDLLSLPSKSAKDALKKERSISVEATPPPARKRPRPADEIEQPPAPPPVIPPKSRGVKAELMKNNHNSPSTPLRVPPQGGSASQPTPLRPNSTTPLKHSITAAVSGSAEAVTAAARPPTRDVAPLDPKTIEKSEHHRKIHQELVALGTKIKHTRDDLSKSSHGNPSPAEEKRLSALHLEMVLTYFLAFYNLNLSRTLAGKSGDIQMWESLLPHIAELRGRQGVRQSRCLKALACQLHASCLDQIVHAYFMLDEGSAGVWFRRVGGVVQKGGRMWAEAEGLVGLVGEGTGLRMRGGVMGMGVEEVVREALVVMRRWAKGEGVEWVGEGVGRWVGEGGKEDGGGGGREKGGGGREREKEEGRDRHGGRDFPPREHRDRDRERGGGRDRDRDRDRDRDHPPRERERDGPPNHRDRDMLRDRDRDRGGGRNSERAGR; encoded by the exons ATGAAGAGAACGATGGATGGAGCGAAGAAGAATGCAGAAGATCTCGTGGCCCAGCATATTCTTCCCAACTGCCCGTACCATCTCTCGTTGTACCACAACCGCCAGTACCCCAAGGCTGAGGAGTGGTGGTTTAACGGCCCCAGCGCCCGCCTGCAGTACCAGACCTTCTCGTCCGATGCCGAGCGTGGGTTTTTGTATACTGTACCGCCGTGGGTCattgtcgaggaggagcaggccgcTCAGATGCCTCCCAGACCGGTCCCCAAGACGGgcgagaggaagaagataaCGCTTTCCGAggcgttgaagaggaagcagtCGCCCATGTCGCCCATGGGGAATAATAGTAGTAGTGAGACGCCGGTTAGATCGGAGAGCCGGGTGGCGAATGGGAGTGGTGCTCACaagccgccaccaccgccgccatcgag ggagagggagagggagagggagagggaggttgtggtgaagaaggagagttTGAAGCCAGTGGAGAGGTCGGATGCGCGTCGGGTGGTTTCCAAGACAGATTCCCGGTCGGATTCCCGG CCCGAACCCGAGAGCAGAAAACGTGTCGCGGATACTGAATCGAGCTTGCCCCCACAAAAGCGACCCAGGAGCGAGCAGGTCAGCACCTCGAAGCTCGACCGCGAATATGGCCGGCAGCCAAAACCGGAACCACCACGGGGTCGCGACAGAGGGGTCCCTGAGAGAACACAAAGAGAGCGAGACACAAAGAATGATTCACTGCGTCCGACCACGAATGGCTTGGCGCCTGCGTCGACGGACAGGGACAGAGAAAATACTGCGTCTCCGAGATCAACAATACAAGTTAATGGGTCGAGAGTCCGGCCAGATAGCGGCAGATCCACTCCTCGAAAAGGAGAAGGGTTGACGAAGTCGCTGTTGCCCGAATTATTATCACCACTTCACCCAAGTCTggaggccgagctcgaggagcacaggccgaggagaaagcTAGCGGACAAGGCGCCACCGCGATCACAAAAGGCGGACGGGGGCCCGCCgccggcgaagaagaggaaaccGCCTGTGCTGCCGGAGCTTTTGTCGCCGACGCTGCCCGcgattgtggaggaggctttGATACAGAGCAACCAGACGCCGGCCAGAAATCAGTCGGGGAGTCAGTCAGAATCGTCTCCTAGCAGTGCAAGAAAGACCATCATTGCGGCCCCGTTGATATCACTCCCCCCACCGGCAGAGGAGAAGCCGCCCCCGCGACCCAGCAGGATCGTGACCctgaagctgaagaaggccaacGCCAAGCGGGCCAAGGACTTGTTGAGTCTGCCGTCGAAATCGGCAAAGGACGCCCTCAAGAAGGAGCGGTCGATCAGTGTGGAAGcaacgccgccgccagcgAGAAAACGGCCTCGGCCGGCGGATGAGATTGAGCAGCCCCCCGCTCCTCCGCCGGTCATACCACCCAAGTCTCGGGGTGTCAAGGCGGAGCTCATGAAGAATAACCATAACAGTCCGTCGACTCCGTTGAGGGTGCCGCCGCAGGGTGGTAGTGCTTCCCAACCTACACCCCTCCGCCCCAACTCGACAACCCCGTTGAAACACAGCATCACGGCGGCAGTGTCTGGGAGTGCCGAGGCGgtcactgctgctgctcgccCCCCCACGAGGGATGTCGCTCCCCTCGACCCGAAAACAATCGAAAAGTCGGAGCACCACCGGAAAATCCACCAGGAGCTTGTGGCTTTGGGGACAAAGATCAAGCACACGCGGGATGACCTTTCCAAGTCTAGTCATggaaacccctcccccgcagAAGAGAAACGGCTCTCTGccctccacctcgagatggtcCTAACATATTTCCTCGCCTTTTACAACCTGAATTTGTCGAGGACGTTGGCGGGGAAGTCGGGGGATATCCAGATGTGGGAGTCGCTGCTGCCGCATATTGCGGAATTGAGGGGGAGACAGGGGGTGAGGCAGAGTAGGTGTTTGAAGGCGTTGGCTTGCCAGCTGCATGCGAGTTGTTTGGATCAGATTGTGCACGCGTATTTCATGCTTGATGAGGGGAGCGCGGGGGTGTGGTTTAGGCGGGTTGGCGGAGTGGTGCAGAAGGGCGGGAGGATGTGGGctgaggcggaggggttggttggtttggtgggggaggggacggggttgaggatgagggggggggttatggggatgggggttgaggaggttgttagGGAGGCGTTGGTGGTTATGAGAAGGTGggcgaagggggagggggtggagtgggttggtgagggggtggggaggtgggttggggaggggggaaaggaggatggggggggtggtgggcgggagaagggtggtggtgggagggaaagggagaaagaagagggGAGAGACAGACACGGTGGAAGAGATTTCCCGCCGAGAGAACATCGTGATCGGGATCGAGAAcggggaggcgggagggATAGAGATCGGGATAGAGACCGAGATCGGGACCACCCTCCGCGTGAGAGAGAAAGGGATGGCCCACCAAATCACCGTGACAGGGATATGTTGCGGGATCGAGACCGtgacagaggaggaggacggaaCTCAGAGCGGGcggggagatga
- a CDS encoding hypothetical protein (COG:S; EggNog:ENOG503P49K): MATPHIIRIPRTDQEGAYVLGQVTPSGSKPLNVKFVATDGYAPFIIKLRHDRIGEYRVSNSPCSPEEWEAILKSFLLRGDPVEGIEAGAEVKSEVSLTITVRRRVQGINQRLGTLALKYKEDEEVQLFDWCGAVALEREKFQETVATETAKVTDLEARITELRNQLDELTQAKKDRESEILEKFCDILNEKKVKIREQQRLLAAARPGSSGHAISARVAQVASSQADRNPAPSRRAKRKALEDASGGGSSDSDDGFARPVSDADRMDIDTPEPAKVSAEGEDRQTTDDDATGSEPDDDEPIPPPQAQPRKPAPKKDGALPTRHHLRNTTKKEATPPPGSETDSGDDEL; this comes from the exons ATGGCAACCCCTCACATCATACGAATCCCCAGGACCGACCAGGAGGGGGCTTACGTGCTCGGTCAAGTCACTCCTTCCGGATCCAAGCCGCTCAACGTCAAGTTTGTGGCCACTGACGGATACGCCCCATTCATAATCAAGC TGAGGCACGACCGTATTGGCGAATACAGGGTCAGCAACAGCCCATGCTCACCCGAAGAGTGGGAAGCAATCTTGAAATCTTTTCTTCTCAGAGGGGACCCGGTCGAGGGCATCGAAGCTGGTGCTGAGGTCAAGTCGGAAGTGTCGCTCACTATTACTGTCAGGAGACGAGTACAAGGTATCAACCAACGTCTCGGAACTCTGGCCCTCAAGTacaaggaggatgaagaggtcCAGCTCTTTGACTGGTGCGGAGCTGTTGCGTTGGAGCGGGAAAAGTTCCAAGAAACTGTGGCTACCGAAACGGCGAAAGTAACCGACTTGGAAGCTAGGATCACGGAGCTCAGAAATCAGCTGGACGAACTCACACAGGCAAAGAAGGATAGGGAGTCGGAAATCCTGGAGAAATTCTGCGATATCCTCAACGAGAAGAAAGTCAAGATtcgggagcagcagcggttGTTGGCTGCGGCGCGGCCAGGATCTTCTGGCCATGCTATCTCGGCTCGTGTGGCGCAAGTTGCCAGCAGCCAAGCAGACAGAAACCCAGCGCCATCACGACGAGCCAAGAGGAAGGCTTTGGAGGATGCTTCGGGTGGAGGGTCGTCTGACTCGGATGATGGCTTTGCTCGGCCGGTTAGTGATGCTGACAGGATGGATATCGATACGCCAGAGCCAGCCAAGGTCAgcgccgagggtgaggatcGCCAGACCACCGATGATGACGCCACGGGTAGCGAGCctgatgatgacgagccTATTCCGCCGCCACAAGCTCAACCAAGGAAGCCTGCGCCAAAGAAGGACGGGGCGCTGCCTACGAGGCATCATTTGAGGAACACGACGAAAAAGGAAGCCACTCCTCCACCGGGGAGTGAGACGGATTCTGGTGATGACGAGCTGTGA
- a CDS encoding hypothetical protein (COG:S; EggNog:ENOG503NZ18): protein MIASELQITSVPTSPAMETLRLRARLPVEDEIENWDDEDFVIDGDDLTFQSQSNSANLPTNRRDSQSSFRSEFESIHGEEEKQVHLPGDDEKSTLDAIAAAEKAGVPIPKNVPPSALMGGTIKRLGGRKLKKVIQEDWVDDLEFPDMGQSLQFKPRDGSQFPEVLRQEDRKENSSSSISNSYIDLERFRDNEDDDDFFGDGMETIKVSKRRQTPKPISLITPPTPKKSNIDKPADGEDDFEKDFELPSDGKLQLSTRRDVPKTPTFNTMMDDFEWAEGSLGTRFGGTRRDLMSCRSSSVSAMSPSIASSIITESEDELFEGIILPHGPLDLGERLRRRRQSSRSPVRNIAPVPPIKEEKEEEKEDFLAGLVLGDGDVFDSRKLTLHRNIQVKETRPISPARPKASVALKFTNKPVTTSRLPRPMGPAVNHERSNTQSSLSSLEPVSESGGPIARTTHSRRSLSRLGGGLGHSAQSSVASVTSMGSLSSIATPPTPSSAQTVTPAPSTPSRRRELGQKNSMALRQAGPTTTSAQLLRSKRSLPALRNLPSPARGSATVRGYERPPSRTDYSARGPPTLRPKTPVEHLRSSESSAAQARKAPVPFLPAGASLSQSHNINAKSSRVFRRHDSETSIEYRPGSRTVSRSTIRSPSPRRYRPSEKATADGAWSKLSMPRRVKNFGDGHELDAFDDLPTSTQAEAKFLKQPVSGGAKTHMRSKTLQNILPDRAITTPSPIAPFVAPRVDSVPSFARDTTASRIARETSLAQRNPSGPLAPLTAQRVAQLSSARGTLNISQPPTLAAKGTRKMRRSPQAKPHLISNLNPPREAKTVGGMFYNPETFKWEGNDNVLHAFEAPASTTPSTTSVPRYVMRERENATPRPALITNIGATKGVQVVGGMVFDPQAMCWLKLGPQSNSKSKQQAQQPDAMDGFNALDDEDDVFKDIPDLEERTMASSDGGNGRASEIKDDWLVGEEFDVGPEFVRRQREEEDRWRKKCSSWISDQVDRGDAWKWAIRDIVKQSLAD from the exons ATGATTGCATCTGAACTGCAAATAACCAGTGttccaacatcaccagccatGGAAACCTTACGTCTAAGAGCTCGTCTGCCGGTCGAGGACGAGATTGAGAATTGGGACGATGAAGACTTTGTGATTGATGGTGACGATCTCACCTTTCAGAGCCAGTCCAACTCGGCCAACCTTCCCACCAACCGTCGCGATTCGCAATCATCCTTCCGATCCGAGTTCGAGTCCATccatggagaggaggaaaagcaGGTCCACCTGCCCGGCGACGATGAGAAGTCCACCCTGGATGCCATCGCAGCTGCCGAAAAGGCCGGCGTTCCGATCCCCAAAAATGTACCACCATCCGCCCTTATGGGGGGCACCATCAAGCGTCTTGGGGGGAGAAAATTGAAAAAGGTAATCCAGGAGGATTGGGTCGACGATCTCGAATTTCCCGACATGGGCCAGTCGCTCCAGTTCAAGCCCCGCGATGGCTCCCAGTTCCCCGAAGTCCTGCGCCAA GAGGATCGCAAGGAGAACAGTTCGTCctccatcagcaacagcTACATCGACCTGGAGCGGTTCCGCGAcaacgaggacgacgatgacttTTTCGGAGATGGCATGGAGACAATCAAAGTGTCTAAGAGGCGCCAGACTCCCAAGCCCATCTCTTTGATCACCCCGCCGACCCCGAAAAAGTCCAACATTGACAAACCCGctgatggagaggatgatTTCGAAAAGGACTTTGAACTTCCATCGGATGGAAAACTTCAGCTGTCGACAAGGAGGGACGTGCCAAAGACGCCCACTTTCAACACCATGATGGATGACTTTGAGTGGGCCGAAGGCAGTCTCGGGACAAGATTCGGTGGCACTCGTCGCGATCTCATGTCGTGCCGTAGCTCCTCCGTCTCGGCCATGAGTCCCAGCATAGCAAGCTCGATCATTACCGAGAGCGAGGATGAGTTATTTGAGGGCATTATCCTGCCTCATGGACCGCTGGATTTGGGAGAGAGGCTCCGACGTCGTCGTCAGAGCAGTCGCTCCCCTGTGCGCAACATTGCTCCCGTCCCGCCGAtcaaggaggaaaaggaagaggagaaggaggatttCCTTGCTGGCCTCgttcttggcgatggcgatgtcTTTGACTCACGTAAATTAACTCTTCATCGCAACATTCAGGTGAAGGAGACGAGGCCCATCAGTCCGGCCCGTCCCAAGGCCTCTGTCGCCCTCAAATTCACCAACAAACCTGTCACCACCTCTCGCTTGCCTCGTCCCATGGGTCCGGCAGTGAACCACGAGAGGTCCAACACTCAATCATCCTTGTCCTCGTTGGAGCCTGTCTCTGAGAGCGGTGGGCCGATCGCTCGCACCACTCACAGCAGACGATCATTGTCTCGCCTGGGAGGCGGTCTTGGTCATTCGGCGCAGTCTTCAGTCGCCAGCGTGACTAGCATGGGCAGCCTCAGTAGTATCGCGACCCCCCCTACTCCGTCTTCAGCACAGACTGTCACCCCCGCCCCGTCCACCCCATCTCGGAGGAGAGAACTTGGTCAAAAGAACTCGATGGCTCTTAGACAGGCCGGGCCAACGACCACAAGTGCTCAGCTGCTCCGATCTAAGAGGTCGTTGCCTGCGTTGCGAAATCTACCATCTCCTGCTAGAGGCTCGGCGACGGTCCGGGGGTACGAGCGCCCCCCATCCCGGACGGACTACTCGGCACGAGGCCCTCCCACTCTCCGGCCAAAGACGCCGGTGGAGCATTTGCGGTCCTCTGAGAGTTCGGCGGCCCAAGCCCGCAAGGCGCCCGTGCCTTTTCTCCCGGCAGGGGCGTCACTCTCGCAATCGcacaacatcaacgccaaGTCGTCGCGGGTGTTCCGGCGACACGATTCCGAAACCAGTATTGAGTACCGGCCAGGCTCTAGAACGGTTTCTCGGTCTACAATACGCTCGCCTAGTCCGCGCAGGTATCGCCCGTCTGAGAAGGCCACGGCCGATGGGGCCTGGAGCAAACTGAGCATGCCGCGCCGAGTGAAGAACTTTGGCGACGGGCACGAACTGGATGCCTTTGACGATCTGCCGACATCGACTCAGGCGGaggccaagttcctcaagcAACCCGTTAGCGGCGGGGCCAAGACGCACATGCGGAGCAAGACTCTTCAAAACATCCTTCCCGATCGGGCCATCACGACCCCGTCGCCCATTGCACCGTTTGTTGCCCCCCGGGTCGATAGCGTGCCCAGCTTTGCCCGCGATACCACCGCGAGCCGAATTGCCCGGGAAACCAGTCTCGCTCAACGTAACCCCTCCGGCCCGCTGGCCCCACTAACGGCTCAGCGGGTCGCCCAGCTATCGTCTGCCAGGGGTACGCTCAATATTTCCCAGCCACCGACTCTAGCGGCCAAGGGTACGCGCAAAATGCGGAGATCCCCACAGGCGAAGCCCCATTTGATATCCAATCTGAACCCCCCGAGAGAGGCAAAga CGGTTGGTGGAATGTTTTATAACCCCGAGACCTTCAAGTGGGAGGGCAACGACAATGTGCTGCACGCCTTCGAGGCCCcggcttccaccaccccctctaCGACCTCGGTGCCAAGATATGTcatgagagagagggaaaacgCGACACCGCGTCCGgctctcatcaccaacatcggCGCTACCAAGGGCGTTCAGGTTGTGGGCGGCATGGTTTTCGATCCTCAAGCCATGTGTTGGCTCAAGCTTGGGCCACAGTCCAACAGCAAGAGCAAGCAGCAGGCTCAGCAACCTGACGCCATGGATGGATTCAACGCCTtggatgacgaagacgatgTCTTCAAGGACATTCCCGATCTCGAGGAGCGTACCATGGCCTCTAGCGACGGTGGCAACGGGCGCGCCAGCGAGATCAAGGACGACTGGCTCGTgggcgaggagtttgacgTCGGCCCCGAATTTGTTCGTCGGCagcgggaagaggaggaccgCTGGAGAAAGAAGTGCTCCTCCTGGATCAGCGACCAGGTGGACCGCGGCGATGCCTGGAAGTGGGCGATTCGCGACATTGTCAAGCAGAGCCTTGCCGACTAG
- a CDS encoding hypothetical protein (EggNog:ENOG503P2SA; COG:S) has product MTELAFAQSFLSMLGGIPSKITHDHVEDPRRYTVTTPYTLPHHPTLPKKFTRRTCATKAPPESITVTAVSPRNPPLSITLPSPLPVSTTSVLDIKNAISLQTGVPVQKIKLLHQKKPAQDSKTLKDVLAGEGKEQLELGLMIIGGAASVPEQKPPKQEDEMEVDSKEAEPQQQQQQQQPVAAPGQQSGREVLDTEEFWADLKGFLEQRVRDEGVAKEAVERFRLAWRS; this is encoded by the exons ATGACCGAGCTAGCCTTTGCCCAATCCTTTTTGTCAATGCTGGGGGGTATCCCGTCCAAGATAACCCACGACCACGTTGAGGATCCGCGTCGGTATACAGTCACCACTCCT TAcaccctccctcaccaccccaccctGCCCAAGAAATTCACCCGCCGTACTTGCGCCACGAAGGCGCCCCCCGAATCTATCACCGTAACCGCCGTCTCCCCTCGCAACCCACCCCTATCCATtaccctcccctccccccttccggTCAGCACGACCTCAGTCCTGGATATCAAAAACGCGATCTCCCTCCAAACGGGTGTCCCAGTCCAAAAGATAAAGTTGCTGCACCAGAAGAAACCTGCTCAGGACTCCAAAACGTTGAAGGATGTCCtagcgggggaggggaaagaacAACTGGAGCTGGGGTTGATGATCATTGGGGGCGCGGCGTCGGTGCCGGAACAGAAGCCGCCAAAACAGGAGGATGAAATGGAGGTGGACAGTAAGGAAGCGGaaccgcaacaacaacaacaacaacaacaacctgttgCGGCGCCCGGACAGCAAAGTGGACGGGAGGTGTTGGATACCGAAGAGTTTTGGGCTGATTTGAAGGGGTTTTTAGAGCAGAGGGTTAGGGATGAGGGTGTGGCTAaagaggcggtggagaggtttAGATTGGCCTGGAGGTcgtga
- the COF1 gene encoding cofilin (COG:Z; EggNog:ENOG503P2XC), with the protein MANHTHASNSATVNEECITAYNDLKLNKKYKYVIFKLSDDNKEIVVDSTSESSPEYDDFRKKLINAKTKSKTGAVGKGPRYAVYDFEYNLASGEGVRNKITFIAWSPDDAGIMAKMVYASSKEALKRALPGIATEVQANDADDIEYDSLVKTVSKGTAA; encoded by the exons atGGCTAACCACACACATGCATCAAACAGCGCCACCGTCAACGAGGAGTGCATAACCGCCTACAACGacctcaagctcaacaagaaGTACAAGTACGTcatcttcaagctctcgGACGACAACAAGGAGATTGTCGTCGACAGCACCTCGGAGAGCAGCCCCGAGTACGACGACTTTCGCAAGAAGCTCATCAACGCCAAGACGAAGAGCAAGACC GGCGCCGTAGGCAAGGGTCCCCGCTACGCTGTCTACGACTTTGAGTATAATCTCGCTTCTGGGGAGGGTGTCCG GAACAAGATCACCTTCATCGCTTGGTCCCCTGATGATGCCGGTATCATG GCCAAGATGGTCTACGCCTCCTCCAAGGAGGCTCTCAAGCGCGCCCTCCCCGGCATCGCCACCGAGGTCCAAGCCAACGACGCCGACGACATCGAGTACGATTCGCTCGTCAAGACGGTGAGCAAGGGGACTGCTGCTTaa
- the HSP60 gene encoding chaperonin (EggNog:ENOG503NY3W; BUSCO:EOG09261J0P; COG:O), which translates to MQRALTRASVSSPLKAARVRSTQQLRFAHKELKFGVEGRAALLQGVETLAKAVATTLGPKGRNVLIESSFGSPKITKDGVTVARAISLKDKFENLGAKLLAEVASKTNEVAGDGTTTATVLARAIFAETVKNVAAGCNPMDLRRGIQAAVDNVVEYLQKHSRDITTSEEIAQVATISANGDEHIGKLIANAMEKVGKEGVITVKEGKTLLDELEVTEGMRFDRGFVSPYFITDAKAQKVEFEKPLILLSEQKISSAMDIIPALEISNKLRRPLVIIAEDFEGEALAVCILNKLRGQLEVAAVKAPGFGDNRKSILGDLAVLTNATVFSTELDVKLDKLTPDMLGSTGSITITKEDTILLNGDGSKDSIAQRCEQIRGVMADPTTSEYEKEKLQERLAKLSGGVAVIKVGGSSEVEVGEKKDRFVDALNATRAAVEEGILPGGGTALIKASINALKDLKPANFDQQLGVSIVRNAITRPARTIVENAGLEGSVIIGKLQDEYVNDFNKGFNSAKGEYVDMISAGILDPLKVVRTGLIDASGVASLLGTTEVAIVEAEDKTPPPMGGGMGGMGGMGGMM; encoded by the exons ATGCAGCGCGCACTCACGAGAGCGTCGGTCTCTTCCCCGCTCAAGGCCGCCCGCGTCCGTTCCACACAGCAGCTCCGCTTCGCTcacaaggagctcaagtTCGGTGTTGAGGGCCGCGCCGCTCTCCTTCAGGGTGTCGAGACCCTTGCAAAGGCAGTTGCTACCACCCTCGGTCCCAAGGGTCGTAATGTCCTCATCGAGTCCAGCTTCGGCTCCCCCAAGATCACCAAGG ACGGTGTAACGGTCGCCcgcgccatctccctcaagGACAAGTTCGAGAACCTCGGTGCCAAGCTCCTCGCCGAGGTCGCCTCCAAGACCAACGAGGTCGCCGGTGACGGtaccaccactgccaccgTCCTCGCCCGCGCCATCTTCGCCGAGACGGTCAAGAATGTCGCTGCCGGCTGCAACCCCATGGATCTTCGCCGCGGTATCCAGGCTGCCGTCGACAACGTCGTCGAGTACCTCCAGAAGCACAGCCgcgacatcaccacctctgAGGAGATCGCCCAGGTCgccaccatctcggccaaCGGCGACGAGCACATTGGCAAGCTGATTGCCAACGCCATGGAGAAGGTCGGCAAGGAGGGTGTCATCACCgtcaaggagggcaagaCTCTCCTCGATGAGCTCGAGGTCACCGAGGGTATGCGCTTCGACCGCGGCTTCGTCTCCCCCTACTTCATCACCGACGCCAAGGCCCAGAAGGTCGAGTTCGAGAAGCCCCTGATCCTCCTCTCTGAGCAAAAgatctcctccgccatggACATCATCCCCGCTCTCGAGATCTCCAACAAGCTCCGCCGTCctctcgtcatcatcgccgAGGACTTTGAGGGCGAGGCTCTCGCCGTCTGCATTCTCAACAAGCTCCGTGGCCAGCTCGAGGTtgccgccgtcaaggccCCCGGCTTCGGTGACAACCGCAAGTCCATCCTCGGCGATCTTGCTGTCctcaccaacgccaccgTCTTCAGCACCGAGCTCGATGTCAAGCTTGACAAGCTCACCCCTGACATGCTCGGCTCCACCggctccatcaccatcaccaaggaggacaccatcctcctcaacggtGACGGCAGCAAGGACTCGATTGCTCAACGCTGCGAGCAGATCCGTGGTGTCATGGCCgaccccaccacctccgagtacgagaaggagaagctccagGAGCGCCTCGCCAAGCTCTCTGGCGGTGTTGCCGTCATCAAGGTCGGTGGCTCctccgaggtggaggttggcgagaagaaggaccGCTTCGTGGATGCGCTCAACGCCACCCGCGCTGCCGTTGAGGAGGGCATCCTCCCGGGCGGTGGTACTGCCCTCATCAAGGCCTCCATCAACGCTCTCAAGGACCTCAAGCCCGCCAACTTTGACCAGCAACTTGGTGTGAGCATCGTCAGAAACGCCATCACCCGCCCTGCCAGAACCATTGTTGAGAACGCCGGTCTTGAGGGCTCTGTCATCATCGGCAAGCTCCAGGACGAGTATGTCAATGACTTCAACAAGGGCTTCAACAGCGCCAAGGGCGAGTACGTTGACATGATCTCTGCCGGTATCCTTGATCCCCTCAAGGTTGTCCGCACTGGTCTCATTGATGCCTCTGGCGTTGCCTCTCTGCTTGGCACCACCGAGGTGGCGAttgtcgaggccgaggacaAGACGCCTCCTCCCATGGGCGGTGGCATGGGCGGCATGGGCGGCATGGGCGGCATGATGTAA
- a CDS encoding hypothetical protein (EggNog:ENOG503P7IN): MPALDAEQHLRFLLSCVKHASAGRVNFDAVSQELGIVSKAAAAKRYERLLKAHDLTPTNVPKNGEASAAKTPTKRKRKDDPVPVKPETDESEEMPMMAKKKTAAAVKKGGKKGEDDLDDKNNGGGVKMSDIPEFSRHLLDGKKQEDGGEVEVEDEDEVVYMGESFTGMNGGQQGVKNGGGGGGGGGGEGGGEGDGNGWNFANQGFLLSQSRSPPVMMSSGRRGNLMGVRGGSDPSLTPVASLPRDMGFFSHHVLETPSSQGGVGGYDVSGSGSAASVAGGDVDLQRIYQEQFGGQGYEGWGN, translated from the exons aTGCCTGCCCTCGACGCCGAGCAGCACCTCAGGTTCCTGTTGTCGTGCGTCAAGCACGCCTCAGCCGGTAGA gtcAACTTCGACGCCGTCTCCCAGGAGCTCGGTATCGTCTCCAAGGCTGCCGC cgCCAAACGCTACGAGCGCCTCCTCAAAGCGCACgacctcacccccaccaacgTCCCCAAGAATGGCGAAGCCAGCGCGGccaaaacccccaccaaGCGCAAGCGCAAGGACGACCCCGTTCCTGTCAAGCCCGAGACGGACGAGTCGGAGGAGATGCCGAtgatggccaagaagaagactgctgctgccgtgaAGAAGGGCGGTAAAAagggtgaggatgatctTGACGATAAGAacaatggtggtggggtgaaGATGAGTGATATTCCCGAGTTCTctcgccatctccttgaCGGGAAGAAAcaggaggatggtggtgaggtggaggtagaggatgaggatgaggtggtgtATATGGGGGAGAGTTTTACTGGTATGAATGGGGGGCAGCAGGGGGTGAagaacggtggtggtggtggtggtggtggtggcggtgagggtggtggtgagggtgatggaaaCGGCTGGAATTTTGCTAACCAGGGTTTTTTGCTTTCACAGTCAAGATCTCCTccagtgatgatgagcagcgggaggagggggaattTGATGGGTGTGAGGGGGGGATCTGATCCTTCTTTGACGCCTGTTGCCTCTCTGCCTCGGGATATGGGGTTTTTTTCTCATCATGTTTTGGAgacgccttcttctcagggcggtgttggtggttaTGATgtctctggttctggttccgCGGCGTCTGTTGCTGGCGGGGATGTGGACTTGCAGCGGATTTATCAGGAGCAGTTTGGGGGGCAGGGTTatgagggttgggggaaCTGA